TAGCTGTTTTGATTTTATGCCAGTGGTTTTCTTCCAGTACCTTTAGAATATGCTGCCGCTCAAAGGCGGCAACGGCCTCTCCCATAATTTTGCTTTCAGGAAAGGGGGAGGCCGTTTTCTGCTGAGACAGACCAGGCAGATCCGTGTGATTCAGGGTGAAAAAACGCTGGAGCGTGTTCTGAAGCTCCCTTACATTTCCGGGCCAGTCGTGTTGAAGAAGTCTTTCCATCATGCCGGGCGGGATAGGGAGAGGTTTTTTTTCCTGCATTCGGGTAAAATGATCCACAAGCAGAGGAATGTCTTCCCGTCTTTCCCTCAAAGGAGGCAGGTGGATGGTAAGGATATTGATCCGGTAGTAGAAATCTTCCCGCATGCGTCCTTCAGCAACTTCCTTTGTAAGATCCCTGTTGGTTGCGCAGATGAGTCTGAAGTCTGAACGGTGGGCTGAAGTACCACCCAAGGGAAAGTATTCTCCCAGTTCAAGGGCCCTCAGCAGTTTGACCTGCAGATTTTTGCCCAGTTCTCCGATTTCATCGAGAAAAAGGGTTGCACCGTGGGCCATGGCCATGTAACCACGTTTGTCCTGATGGGCACCGCTGAAGGCCCCCTTTTTGTATCCGAAAAATTCACTTTCAAGAATCCCGGGAGGGATGGCTCCGCAGTTGACGGTGACAAAGGGGCGGCTTTTTCTTCTTCCTGCTCCCTGCACAGCCTGGGCTACAAGCTCCTTTCCTGTTCCGGACTCCCCTGTGATGAGAAGTGGTTCTCCTGAAGATGCTGCCTGAAGAATCTGCTCATAGATTTTTTGCATGGCAGCGCTTTTGCCTACAATCTGACCAAAACGATAGCGCTCTCCCATGTCCGAGCGGAGTTTTCTGTTCTCGCTGCGCAGGAGGCTGGCTTTGTTCCTTAGTTTTTCAGCCTCATGCTGCTGTTCTGTCACATCTGTCATCATGACCTGAACCAGCTGGACGATGCCGGAAGCATCAAAAATGGGTGTGGCAACGGTATCGTACCACCTGTCATCATCGGGGTCGTGTACCCGGCGCTTAAGGGTTTTTCCGCCAAAAACTTCCCTGCGCATGGTTTCTGTGCGCAGTTCAGGCAGAGGAATTATGCGTGTGACATCCATTCCTGTGGCGTCGCAGCGGAGGCGGCGCATCAGGGGCTGATTGATGAATTCCACAATGAGATTGCGGTTGAATACGCAGAGGTAACCGGAAAAGTGATCCACCATGGCTTTCATCTGTGCTTCCTGCTTCCGGAGTTTTGCCTCAACCTCTAAAAAAGCTGTGATATCGGAAAAAGAGGCCACACTTCGTTTTGAATCAGGAATCATGGCAACCCGCACCCGTACATGGATGCGGCTGCCGTCTTTTCCAATAAGGCGGCAGGTATAGCTCTGGGGAGTTTCATGGTTGTTTTTTCTTCGGGCATAATGATAGCGGAGCATCCGGTCCCTGTCTTCCGGGGCCACAAAGTCGGTCCAGGGGCAGGGATGCAAAGGATGGGAGCATCCCACCAGTCTGCAGAAGGTGAGGTTGGCAAGGGAAATGCTTTTATCTTCTTCGATGATAACCATACCCGTGCCGGTATTTTCAAAGACGCTTTTGTAAGTATCCTGGGAAATCATGGTATTGATGGATCCGGTATAAAGGGGTAAAGGATACAGGCTGGTTCCGGCTCAATCCTGCCCGGAAAATGAAACCGTATATTATCAGAGGTTCCTATGGCTTTAAGTATTTTTGAAATTATGATGCTGATCTGTTTCGGTCTTGCCTGGCCTGTATCCATATGGAAATCCTGGCATTCCAGAACCAATGGTGGAAAAAGTCCGGTTTTTCTGGTGATTGTATGTCTTGGCTATGTTGCGGGTATTTTGCATAAGCTGGTCTATTATTATGACGCCGTCATATGGCTGTATTTTTTTAATGGTACTCTGGTTTTCTGTGATCTTATGCTTTATGTCAGAAACAGTTTTATCATGCGCAAAGAAGCTCTGGTACAGAGGGAGATATCCTGCCATCCTACTTTTAAAGGTCCTTTACCATAGGGTAGAAGTACCACTTTCCTGCTTTGTTCTTGGTCCTTATTTTTTTTTCATCCATGAGCATGTGTAGGGTCAGCAGGACCCAGCCTTCGGCACTGATCCGGGTTACAGAAGATGCCTTTGGATATATTTTTTTCAAAAGAGGGTAAAAAGAGATGCCATTATCTCCTGCGTTCTGAATTTCTTTGGAGACTTTCAGGGTTCGCTTTCGGGAGTGGGCCAGGGCATGGTCCAGGTGCTTTTGAGGCTCTTCTATGGGAGAGCCATGGGCCGGGAAAATTATTTTCAGGTTTTTCAGACGCTGCAGTTTTTTCAGGCTGATTTCGTAGTCATTGATGCTGCCCTTTGGAGGCCCCAGCCATGGGGTGATGGTTCGCAGTACCTGATCTCCTGAAAAAAGGAAACCTGCTGCCGCATCATAAAGTGCCAGATGATCATCGGAGTGGCCGGGAATGGGAAAATAGCTCAGGAGCCTGTTGCCAGCCTGTAAAACTCCTGATTCAGCTATGATTTCATCGGGCTCATTCACCCACTGCATACCGAAGGTCTTTTCCTGTATCCATTCAATCACTGGGAAGATAAGCCCGAGTAGTGCTGGTGGGCGGGGCTGGGGGAATCCGGTGTTTTCCTGCCATGCCTTCCGGTAAGCTTCAGCCGAGCTGATTTTTTTTGCCGTGGCGGAGGTGAGCAGTATCTTTGCCCCGGTCAGGTGACGGAGCTTGTAAAGTCCTGCAAAGTGATCTCCGTGACCGTGGGATACAAGAATTCTTGAAACCTGACAGGATTCTCCCCTGCTTTCCATGATTTGAGAGATGATTTCAAGGGCTTTCATGACGGTTTTTATATCATTCCTGGTGCCATAGCCAGCATCCCATAACAGCCCGTCTTGATATGCAAAAAAGTAGAGGTTTACCGGCGGTTTCAGCAAGGGAATACGGGAAGGGACCAGAATCCGGAACAGGTTTTTTTCAATTTCAAAAATCACTGGGAGCTCCTGTAAAAAAAAGAGAAGCTGGTATATGGGAACCTCTGGTCCATGGCTATTGATTGGTTCTTTGGCTTTTTCATCACTTATTCAGTATGGCCTGAATCATCTGGGAAAAGGTCTCCATGGGGCGGGTTTCGTATTTGTCCCTGTGCAGCAGGCGGTAAAACCGCCTCGGGAAATGCAGATCCTTTACTTTGACAATAAATAGTTTTTTATGGAACAATTCCGGTTCTATGGCGTAGGGGGACATGCAGCTTAAGGTATCCGGGTTCTGCAGTACCCGTTTGACGGATTCGGTATGATCAAATTCCAGAAAAACATTGAGGTTCACGGCCTGATCTCCAAGTCCCTGAAGAAAGGTGTCTCTGGTTCCTGATCCGGGTTCCCGCAGAAGCCATCTTTTTGAAAGCAGGGAGGCCATTTTATAAGGATTTTTTCGGGCGAAATCGGCATCAGAAGAGACAATGACCATTTCTTCCTCTCCAATGGGTGCAGACATCACTACGGTGCTCTGTACTTCACCTTCCACAAACCCCATGTCCAGCTTGCCGTTTTCCACACTCTGGGTAATTTCACTGGAATTGGCAGATGTGGTGGTGATGGCTACATCAGGATAAAGATCCCTGAAATGATAAAGAATCTGAGGGAGCACATAATCTGCAATGGTTGCGGATGCACCAATGTGCATGTGTCCGCTCATGCGCTCGCCTTTGAAGAGACCTATGGTATCATGGAACTGCTGCATGATGGGGCCTAATCGTTCAGAAAGAGCCCTACCATTTTCATTGAGCACAAGGCGGCGGTTCAAGCGGTCAAACAGGGGAATGCCTACCTCATTCTCAAGTTCTTTCAATGCGCTGGAAACAGCCGCCTGGGTAAGAAAGTGCTGTTCGGCCACTTTACGCACATGGGGTGTACGGGCAAGGGCAAGAAAGAGTTCAAGCTGGCGAAAAGTCATGGGATCTCCATAAGATCACTGCATACAGACGGCTTGCCAGTTGCAGGACTTTTTTTTATGCCCTTTTAGGGCAGGTTTTGAAATGCAGTGCTTAAAATAGCCATTAAGACCATAAGATGAATTTTGCTATCCCCGTTTTTTGCAAAAAATATTTCTGTACTTGTATTAAAGCCTGTAGTTTGCTTGCCGGATTGTGCCTATAAAAGCCTTGTATGGCTTGCGGTGTAAACATTATTTTATGCTATGCTGCTGTATGCAATTGTTTTTATGATTTTTAAGCCTAGAAAAACAATAAAAAAAAATTGTCGCTTTGTCCAGAATTATCAATTTGTTTTTTTGTTTCAGGCAGATTATATTGGCAAACAGGTGTGGATGTTCTGAAAGTCCCCTCTGACACGATAAGGGATTCCCTGACTTTCAGAATAAATGACATACCCGGCACACATCATACCTCCATCATTATACAATACCTCCCCTTTAAGGAAACGCCGGACAAAGTCCGGTGTTTCCTTTTGTGGTCCTGCCTGTATCTTCGATATTTAATTCTGTTATGGGGATCTCAGTACAAAAAAGACAATTCTTGCAATTTCATCGGAATCATCGGTGATTCTTTCAATCAGACTGGCAAGTTCCATCAGGTGGGTCATGGAAGCCGGGCTGGCACTGCTTTCCAGTATTTTTCTTTTTGTCCGGCGTGCAATAATCTGTGTATTATCGGTTTTATCGAGAATATTCTGTGCGGCTGCCATGATTTTTTTATGATTCTTTGCATGTTTTTTCTGGAGCCAGTATCCCGCTGCTATGGAAAGTTTTTCCAGCTCTTCTACCGTTTCACCCGCTGCATCAGCAAGCAGAAACAGTTCCGTTTCAAGGGGGTCTGCTACGGGTTCTTCCCTGACGAGAATCCACTCGAGTACCTTTTCCATGTGCAGGGCAATGCGCCCATGGGCGCGAATATACCTGTAACAAAGGCTCGGGTGTATGGTAAGTCTCCGGAAAAAATGGGATTTGAGAATACCTCCACATTCCAGTTGCTGAATTTCTTTACGCAGACGGAAAACATCTTCTTTAAAAGGAAGTGCCATGTCTTTTTTTCTGGATATGATACATTCCATGGCCTGTTGAAAGGCAAAGGCGCACTCTTTGAGATGCCGGGTCAGAACCCGTGTCTGAATAAAGGGGTTCTCAATAAACATTGTGATACCGGGTAAACGCATGGGCTTTTCACTTTTCTTGGGTTTTTTGAAATGGGAAAAGGGGAAAAAGTTATAAAGTCATTCTTTCCATTTTCAGGGCATATCACCAATTAGAGTGGGGAATCAAGTGCGCTTTGCTGGAGCAGACAACAGGATTCACATTGACAGTGGGGTCATGTGGTGTATAAAAACTCAGGATTAACTGCAAAACCATGGAAGAGATTTGAAAAAGATGGTTTTGTTTTTTTTTGTGTCTGGGATTATCCGGGTGTTTGTGAAACAACCTGACGTTGTGTCGTCTGGATAGGCGGATTTGCGTCCGAGCCGGGGCTGGGTCGGATGGGGAGAAATAAGGATGCATGAGATCGACTGGGTGAATTTTGCCTGTCAGTTGCTTGGTGGTCTGGGGCTTTTTCTTTTTGGTATGCGTATGATGTCCGATGGTCTGCAGAAATCAGCAGGGGACTCATTGCGCACTATTCTTGAGAAACTGACATCCAACCGTGTTGTCGGTGCCTTTGTTGGTGTTGTTGTTACTGCAATGCTTCAGAGCAGTTCTGCAACCACAGTGATGGTGGTAGGCTTTGTGAATGCGGGGCTTCTCAATCTGACCCAGGCGCTCAGTGTTGTATTGGGTGCCAATGTCGGTACAACGGTAACAGCCCAGTTAATCGCCTTTAAAATAACCAGCGTAGCACTCCCGGCCATTGGCGTGGGAGTTTTTTTACGCTTTTTTTCAAAGGTACCCAGGTTTCAGTACTGGGGAGAAGTTTTAATAGGGTTTGGTCTTTTGTTCCTTGGGCTTCAGATTATGACCCAGAGTTTTGTTCCTGTTCGTCAGAGTGATATTTTCCGTGAAGCTTTTATCTATTTTTCCATGAATCCTCTGGCCGCAGTCCTTGCCGGAGCCATTCTGACAATGATTGTGCAGAGCAGTTCCGCAACCATGGGTATAACCATTGCTCTGGCCAGCACGGGTCTTATTGATTTTTATGCGGCTGCGGCTTTTGTTCTGGGGGAGAATATTGGGACTACGGTAACAGCCAATATTGCAGCCATTGGTGCCAATAAAACCGCCAAAAGGGCAGCTCTGGGCCATTTTCTTTTTAATGCCATCGGCGTTATCTATATGCTTATTTTGCTGACCTTTTTTACGGAATTTGTGGACAGGCTTACTCCGGGGGATGCCAATTTTGTGAATGCTGAAGGCTTCCATCCTTATGTTGCCCGGCATATTGCCAATATACATACCCTTTTCAATATTATTAATATTATTGTCTTTTTGCCCTTGATTGGTTTTCTGGCCCTCATCTGTGAGCGGCTGATTCCGGGAAAGGACATTCCCGATGCCAATGCCACACTGCTGGATGACAACCTGATTGATACGCCGGATATGGCTGTACGTCAGGCCCGTAAGGAAGTGCAGCGTATGAGCGGCTATGCCCTTGAAATGCTTATTATGGCCAGAAAGGCTATTTTTGACAGGGATCTGAGGCTGATCAACCGCATCTATGAGCTTGAAGCCAGTGTGGATCGCATGGAAAAGGAAATCGGCAGTTATCTTGTCAGGCTGTATCAGACGCCCATGACGGAAAGAAATTCCCTTTATATAAACAGTATGATGCATGTGATTCATGACATAGAAAAGATCGGTGATTACAGTGAATCCATTGCCCGGTATGCAGAGAAAATGATTCAGGAAAAAATGGATTTTTCTGATACCGCAAGGGATGAAATGGCAGATATTTTTGATGTGGCTATCCGTTTCTGTACCCATGTTTTTGAGGGTTACAATACGGGAAGGTTTGGCATATGGGTGGACACGGCCGATGAAAACCTTATTGACCAGATGAAAATACAGTTTAAAAATAATCATATGGACAGACTTAGTTCCGGTGTCTGTAGTGTTGCCATGGGAATTCTTTTTGTGGATATACTCAATAAGCTGGAAAAGGTAGGGGATAACGCTTTTAATATTGCCCAGATACTGGTTCAGCGGGAATTGGAATAGTAGAAAAAAGAGTTGAAAACTAAGGTTTTGAGATATGCAGGGACGGCATCCGTTGGGGGAGCCGCCCCTGTTTTTGTTGTAGGATAGCCTGATTTACTTCCGCAGCCTTTTTAAGGATGCGGCGGGGATCAGCTGCGCTGAATGGTTACTTTTTGTATGACCACAGGCTCAAGGGGTTTGTCCTGTCCGTCTACGGGGGTTTTGCCGATATTCATGACAACGTCAAGGCCTTTGGTA
This is a stretch of genomic DNA from Desulfobotulus mexicanus. It encodes these proteins:
- a CDS encoding sigma 54-interacting transcriptional regulator, whose translation is MISQDTYKSVFENTGTGMVIIEEDKSISLANLTFCRLVGCSHPLHPCPWTDFVAPEDRDRMLRYHYARRKNNHETPQSYTCRLIGKDGSRIHVRVRVAMIPDSKRSVASFSDITAFLEVEAKLRKQEAQMKAMVDHFSGYLCVFNRNLIVEFINQPLMRRLRCDATGMDVTRIIPLPELRTETMRREVFGGKTLKRRVHDPDDDRWYDTVATPIFDASGIVQLVQVMMTDVTEQQHEAEKLRNKASLLRSENRKLRSDMGERYRFGQIVGKSAAMQKIYEQILQAASSGEPLLITGESGTGKELVAQAVQGAGRRKSRPFVTVNCGAIPPGILESEFFGYKKGAFSGAHQDKRGYMAMAHGATLFLDEIGELGKNLQVKLLRALELGEYFPLGGTSAHRSDFRLICATNRDLTKEVAEGRMREDFYYRINILTIHLPPLRERREDIPLLVDHFTRMQEKKPLPIPPGMMERLLQHDWPGNVRELQNTLQRFFTLNHTDLPGLSQQKTASPFPESKIMGEAVAAFERQHILKVLEENHWHKIKTAKALGIHRKTLFLKMRAYGLLEV
- a CDS encoding MBL fold metallo-hydrolase, giving the protein MIFEIEKNLFRILVPSRIPLLKPPVNLYFFAYQDGLLWDAGYGTRNDIKTVMKALEIISQIMESRGESCQVSRILVSHGHGDHFAGLYKLRHLTGAKILLTSATAKKISSAEAYRKAWQENTGFPQPRPPALLGLIFPVIEWIQEKTFGMQWVNEPDEIIAESGVLQAGNRLLSYFPIPGHSDDHLALYDAAAGFLFSGDQVLRTITPWLGPPKGSINDYEISLKKLQRLKNLKIIFPAHGSPIEEPQKHLDHALAHSRKRTLKVSKEIQNAGDNGISFYPLLKKIYPKASSVTRISAEGWVLLTLHMLMDEKKIRTKNKAGKWYFYPMVKDL
- a CDS encoding LysR family transcriptional regulator, whose amino-acid sequence is MTFRQLELFLALARTPHVRKVAEQHFLTQAAVSSALKELENEVGIPLFDRLNRRLVLNENGRALSERLGPIMQQFHDTIGLFKGERMSGHMHIGASATIADYVLPQILYHFRDLYPDVAITTTSANSSEITQSVENGKLDMGFVEGEVQSTVVMSAPIGEEEMVIVSSDADFARKNPYKMASLLSKRWLLREPGSGTRDTFLQGLGDQAVNLNVFLEFDHTESVKRVLQNPDTLSCMSPYAIEPELFHKKLFIVKVKDLHFPRRFYRLLHRDKYETRPMETFSQMIQAILNK
- a CDS encoding Na/Pi cotransporter family protein, with the translated sequence MHEIDWVNFACQLLGGLGLFLFGMRMMSDGLQKSAGDSLRTILEKLTSNRVVGAFVGVVVTAMLQSSSATTVMVVGFVNAGLLNLTQALSVVLGANVGTTVTAQLIAFKITSVALPAIGVGVFLRFFSKVPRFQYWGEVLIGFGLLFLGLQIMTQSFVPVRQSDIFREAFIYFSMNPLAAVLAGAILTMIVQSSSATMGITIALASTGLIDFYAAAAFVLGENIGTTVTANIAAIGANKTAKRAALGHFLFNAIGVIYMLILLTFFTEFVDRLTPGDANFVNAEGFHPYVARHIANIHTLFNIINIIVFLPLIGFLALICERLIPGKDIPDANATLLDDNLIDTPDMAVRQARKEVQRMSGYALEMLIMARKAIFDRDLRLINRIYELEASVDRMEKEIGSYLVRLYQTPMTERNSLYINSMMHVIHDIEKIGDYSESIARYAEKMIQEKMDFSDTARDEMADIFDVAIRFCTHVFEGYNTGRFGIWVDTADENLIDQMKIQFKNNHMDRLSSGVCSVAMGILFVDILNKLEKVGDNAFNIAQILVQRELE